From a single Lolium rigidum isolate FL_2022 chromosome 7, APGP_CSIRO_Lrig_0.1, whole genome shotgun sequence genomic region:
- the LOC124673741 gene encoding nucleolin 1-like isoform X1, whose amino-acid sequence MGQEADADEQLRRRLRRVFAAEERSFRMDRRSEAATALRAAVADVLPRFLGTYSDDTLAEYIVILVCNGKHQYQARDDLEAFLGDDSAKFVAWLWGYLSKRSATLADDSSVQHGVESESRNLNDKKNLLVTKTQPGDARIVNSKVLTPQEHKGLQKLDSIKGQNVAQRRISSTVIVSPEMLVGDNGYWDGPHQKKDWNSTDGRSSMRKSGVASKTEHALTQEELHDEYLGANASTRRLPVAVATDDGEVSESMKRRRNVWDRLGKPAVEDQGLPRETDNMHVENRMHKKAKLPVSEHERRTDGDLFDRANSGNFSSSYPDVNTVRPHEHREKFNRSRLSGRLDFGDVDRNHHQVRDFSSQKSTPTLPVKKFHSQSLNEFTSEVKSSSAALSEPARLASNSFKGHVSASNNSSQLNTRLNSGTDVLQSQQINSPAQSKSGSSVREDGSSYSNKPVKDEMLDVKLKLKQVELDMLKLRSKQAQINNGKQGSLPSGPHTNLEEDADARTVLVTNVHFAATKEALSTHFMQCGTVLKINMLTDAITGHPKGAAYITFADNESIGRAISLSGTSFYSRVLTVLRKADAPPGYLAPIQQTGRPQAWNSPPFHKGVSPKQSSGHHLQWKREQSAMENSPANCPTS is encoded by the exons ATGGGGCAGGAGGCGGATGCGGATGAGCagctgcggcggcgtctccgCCGGGTCTTCGCCGCCGAGGAGCGCTCCTTCCGCATGGATCGGCGCTCCGAGGCCGCCACcgccctccgcgccgccgtcgccgacgtgCTCCCCCGCTTCCTCGGCACCTACTCCGACGACACCCTCGCG GAGTACATTGTAATTTTAGTTTGTAATGGGAAACATCAGTATCAAGCACGCGATGATTTGGAGGCCTTTCTTGGTGATGATAGTGCAAAATTTGTTGCATG GCTTTGGGGCTACCTAAGCAAAAGGTCCGCAACACTGGCTGATGATTCTAGTGTGCAACATGGGGTGGAAAGTGAGAGTCGGAACTTGAATGACAAGAAGAATCTTCTGGTTACAAAAACCCAACCTGGAGATGCTCGTATT GTAAACTCGAAGGTCCTAACACCGCAAGAGCACAAAGGCCTTCAGAAGCTTGATTCGATTAAAGGGCAAAATGTAGCCCAGCGACGCATTAGTTCAACTGTTATTGTTTCCCCTGAAATGTTGGTTGGTGACAATGGTTATTGGGATGGTCCGCATCAGAAG AAAGATTGGAATTCAACAGATGGCAGAAGTTCCATGCGGAAGTCTGGTGTAGCTTCAAAGACTGAACATGCATTGACACAAG AGGAACTCCATGATGAATATCTTGGAGCAAACGCTTCCACGAGGCGTTTGCCTGTGGCCGTGGCAACTGACGATGGTGAAGTGTCAGAATCCATGAAAAGACGCCGCAATGTTTGGGACAGGCTAGGGAAGCCTGCTGTAGAGGATCAAGGTTTACCTAGAGAAACTGATAACATGCATGTTGAGAATAGAATGCATAAGAAGGCCAAGTTACCGGTGTCTGAGCATGAACGAAGAACGGATGGCGATTTATTTGACAGAGCAAATTCTGGAAACTTTTCGAGTAGTTACCCAGATGTCAATACAGTACGCCCACATGAGCACAGGGAGAAGTTCAACAGAAGCAGGTTGAGCGGTCGGTTAGATTTTGGTGACGTGGATCGTAACCATCATCAAGTTAGAGATTTTAGTAGCCAGAAGTCTACTCCAACATTGCCAGTAAAAAAATTCCATTCACAAAGTTTGAATGAGTTCACATCTGAGGTGAAGAGCTCATCTGCAGCACTTTCTGAACCAGCACGGCTTGCGAGCAACTCATTTAAAGGACATGTATCAGCATCTAACAATTCTTCTCAGTTAAATACACGGCTAAATTCAGGAACCGATGTTTTGCAAAGTCAGCAAATTAACAGCCCTGCACAGTCCAAGAGTGGATCTTCTGTGCGTGAAGATGGCAGCAGTTACAGTAACAAACCAGTAAAAGAT GAGATGTTGGATGTGAAACTAAAGCTAAAGCAGGTGGAGCTGGACATGCTCAAGCTTCGCTCGAAGCAGGCGCAGATAAACAATGGGAAGCAAGGATCTCTACCATCAG GTCCCCATACAAATTTGGAGGAGGATGCTGATGCCAGAACTGTTCTCGTGACAAAT GTGCATTTTGCGGCAACCAAGGAAGCATTGTCAACACATTTTATGCAGTGTGGGACAGTTCTTAAGATCAATATGTTGACAGATGCAATTACTGGCCACCCAAAAGG GGCTGCATATATTACTTTTGCTGACAATGAATCAATTGGGAGGGCTATATCTTTGAGTGGGACATCGTTTTACTCTAGAGTTCTCACA GTACTGCGGAAAGCAGATGCACCCCCAGGATATTTGGCGCCTATTCAGCAGACTGGGAGGCCGCAGGCATGGAACTCGCCACCATTCCATAAAGGGGTGAGTCCTAAGCAGTCCTCTGGTCATCATCTCCAGTGGAAACGCGAGCAGTCTGCCATGGAAAATTCCCCTGCCAACTGCCCTACTTCTTGA
- the LOC124673741 gene encoding nucleolin 1-like isoform X2 has translation MLVGDNGYWDGPHQKKDWNSTDGRSSMRKSGVASKTEHALTQEELHDEYLGANASTRRLPVAVATDDGEVSESMKRRRNVWDRLGKPAVEDQGLPRETDNMHVENRMHKKAKLPVSEHERRTDGDLFDRANSGNFSSSYPDVNTVRPHEHREKFNRSRLSGRLDFGDVDRNHHQVRDFSSQKSTPTLPVKKFHSQSLNEFTSEVKSSSAALSEPARLASNSFKGHVSASNNSSQLNTRLNSGTDVLQSQQINSPAQSKSGSSVREDGSSYSNKPVKDEMLDVKLKLKQVELDMLKLRSKQAQINNGKQGSLPSGPHTNLEEDADARTVLVTNVHFAATKEALSTHFMQCGTVLKINMLTDAITGHPKGAAYITFADNESIGRAISLSGTSFYSRVLTVLRKADAPPGYLAPIQQTGRPQAWNSPPFHKGVSPKQSSGHHLQWKREQSAMENSPANCPTS, from the exons ATGTTGGTTGGTGACAATGGTTATTGGGATGGTCCGCATCAGAAG AAAGATTGGAATTCAACAGATGGCAGAAGTTCCATGCGGAAGTCTGGTGTAGCTTCAAAGACTGAACATGCATTGACACAAG AGGAACTCCATGATGAATATCTTGGAGCAAACGCTTCCACGAGGCGTTTGCCTGTGGCCGTGGCAACTGACGATGGTGAAGTGTCAGAATCCATGAAAAGACGCCGCAATGTTTGGGACAGGCTAGGGAAGCCTGCTGTAGAGGATCAAGGTTTACCTAGAGAAACTGATAACATGCATGTTGAGAATAGAATGCATAAGAAGGCCAAGTTACCGGTGTCTGAGCATGAACGAAGAACGGATGGCGATTTATTTGACAGAGCAAATTCTGGAAACTTTTCGAGTAGTTACCCAGATGTCAATACAGTACGCCCACATGAGCACAGGGAGAAGTTCAACAGAAGCAGGTTGAGCGGTCGGTTAGATTTTGGTGACGTGGATCGTAACCATCATCAAGTTAGAGATTTTAGTAGCCAGAAGTCTACTCCAACATTGCCAGTAAAAAAATTCCATTCACAAAGTTTGAATGAGTTCACATCTGAGGTGAAGAGCTCATCTGCAGCACTTTCTGAACCAGCACGGCTTGCGAGCAACTCATTTAAAGGACATGTATCAGCATCTAACAATTCTTCTCAGTTAAATACACGGCTAAATTCAGGAACCGATGTTTTGCAAAGTCAGCAAATTAACAGCCCTGCACAGTCCAAGAGTGGATCTTCTGTGCGTGAAGATGGCAGCAGTTACAGTAACAAACCAGTAAAAGAT GAGATGTTGGATGTGAAACTAAAGCTAAAGCAGGTGGAGCTGGACATGCTCAAGCTTCGCTCGAAGCAGGCGCAGATAAACAATGGGAAGCAAGGATCTCTACCATCAG GTCCCCATACAAATTTGGAGGAGGATGCTGATGCCAGAACTGTTCTCGTGACAAAT GTGCATTTTGCGGCAACCAAGGAAGCATTGTCAACACATTTTATGCAGTGTGGGACAGTTCTTAAGATCAATATGTTGACAGATGCAATTACTGGCCACCCAAAAGG GGCTGCATATATTACTTTTGCTGACAATGAATCAATTGGGAGGGCTATATCTTTGAGTGGGACATCGTTTTACTCTAGAGTTCTCACA GTACTGCGGAAAGCAGATGCACCCCCAGGATATTTGGCGCCTATTCAGCAGACTGGGAGGCCGCAGGCATGGAACTCGCCACCATTCCATAAAGGGGTGAGTCCTAAGCAGTCCTCTGGTCATCATCTCCAGTGGAAACGCGAGCAGTCTGCCATGGAAAATTCCCCTGCCAACTGCCCTACTTCTTGA